The following are from one region of the Thermococcus cleftensis genome:
- a CDS encoding DUF2139 domain-containing protein, with protein sequence MLLGNYRFPGRYGPEWGSGGIFGLRYHDGVLYYTLAFEAEAHFIDLKGGDERVYDFTLVGPAPTSGGDTYNAVETVDEFIYFGGWVHAPAVYRERRILFNNKYSHVHAYDTSEGTVKLLWRDSIHHETDWAGEVSDLIYDPYNDRLLLAREDGHANLGVYALDRRTGRAEALLHEPSPKGTRVHDSVFFGVGNNFTGGLRGIKALDLISGRWESFRVAESADGRPYIRPELGAMASAYNRAFAFVRGGIIAGNPLMGEEFTFFRLLDFYTFYAPFRVNAINVGGGILTAFNAHHDAVYRPGSDGMDWWTTNTVVGPSVLLYVAPPMVKIVGALGARVTSIEKMDGKLLVATNSAPNTGATEATPFDTGNRDIVVLDEKILQERPPSVSFSLPLSLPSAAKNLGAGTFGGIPLDGHREPRMVLHLHRDNLLTVYEYDLSLPPGESVAETFEVRAGRNVIDLSAFSGIVSFELKKPDFKGRARIELR encoded by the coding sequence ATGCTCCTGGGGAACTATCGTTTTCCCGGCAGGTACGGCCCCGAGTGGGGCAGCGGCGGGATCTTCGGCCTGAGGTACCACGACGGTGTGCTTTACTACACGCTCGCCTTCGAGGCGGAGGCGCACTTCATCGACCTGAAGGGCGGGGACGAGAGGGTCTACGACTTCACCCTCGTTGGCCCGGCACCGACCAGCGGTGGCGACACCTACAACGCCGTCGAGACGGTCGATGAGTTCATATACTTCGGGGGCTGGGTTCACGCTCCGGCCGTTTACCGCGAGAGGAGGATACTCTTCAACAACAAGTACTCCCACGTCCACGCCTACGACACCTCCGAGGGGACGGTGAAGCTCCTCTGGAGGGACTCTATACACCACGAGACCGACTGGGCTGGGGAGGTGAGCGATTTAATCTACGACCCCTACAACGACAGGCTTCTACTCGCGAGGGAGGACGGCCACGCTAACCTCGGCGTCTACGCCCTGGACAGGAGGACCGGACGGGCCGAGGCGCTCCTTCATGAGCCTTCCCCCAAGGGAACTAGGGTCCACGATTCGGTCTTCTTCGGGGTTGGCAACAACTTCACGGGCGGGCTGAGGGGGATTAAGGCCCTCGACCTGATAAGCGGCCGCTGGGAGTCCTTCAGAGTGGCCGAAAGTGCCGATGGAAGGCCCTACATAAGGCCCGAGCTGGGGGCGATGGCCTCCGCCTACAACCGCGCCTTTGCGTTCGTCCGCGGGGGGATAATAGCGGGTAATCCGTTGATGGGTGAGGAGTTCACCTTCTTCCGCCTCCTCGACTTCTACACCTTCTATGCCCCCTTCAGGGTGAACGCGATTAACGTGGGTGGAGGAATACTAACGGCCTTCAACGCCCACCACGACGCGGTTTACAGGCCTGGCTCCGACGGAATGGACTGGTGGACCACCAACACGGTGGTTGGGCCGAGCGTTCTGCTCTACGTCGCTCCCCCGATGGTGAAGATAGTCGGTGCACTCGGGGCGAGGGTGACGAGCATCGAGAAGATGGACGGGAAGCTCCTCGTCGCGACGAACAGCGCCCCGAACACCGGGGCAACTGAGGCGACGCCCTTCGACACTGGGAACAGGGATATAGTGGTTCTTGACGAAAAAATACTCCAGGAACGGCCGCCATCGGTCAGCTTCTCCCTGCCCCTGTCCCTTCCGAGTGCCGCGAAAAACCTCGGGGCCGGAACCTTCGGAGGAATCCCCCTCGACGGCCACCGCGAGCCGAGAATGGTTCTCCACCTCCACCGGGACAACCTGCTGACGGTCTACGAGTACGACCTGTCCCTGCCGCCTGGGGAGTCCGTTGCCGAGACCTTTGAGGTGAGGGCGGGAAGAAACGTCATTGACCTGAGCGCGTTCAGCGGAATCGTTAGCTTCGAGCTGAAGAAGCCGGACTTCAAGGGCAGGGCGAGAATAGAGCTGCGCTGA
- a CDS encoding DUF3213 domain-containing protein: protein MDRVSGKRLLRLEFRFARATPDDARVVQYELLKDERVWRAFINGYAKNGFVVFDEEALPREELLEKLKSLEPEVVGEVYLTVEELIESSYSWNNVMGQV, encoded by the coding sequence ATGGACAGGGTGAGCGGAAAGCGCCTCCTGAGGCTGGAGTTCAGGTTCGCCCGGGCCACGCCCGACGATGCCAGGGTCGTACAGTACGAACTCCTCAAGGACGAGAGGGTCTGGAGGGCCTTCATCAACGGCTACGCCAAGAACGGGTTCGTGGTATTCGACGAGGAAGCCCTGCCGAGGGAGGAGCTGCTCGAGAAGCTCAAGAGCCTGGAGCCGGAGGTTGTCGGTGAGGTCTACCTCACCGTCGAGGAGCTTATCGAATCGAGCTACTCCTGGAACAACGTCATGGGGCAGGTCTGA
- the tes gene encoding tetraether lipid synthase Tes translates to MAESIGEVPSGEKEFAESTRRIRDIIEFPEITEEEFETMLKSASRAYGGPLPHRTYSLCPETRRVVPALVWEKGGKVWITKRCPEGMITDVYYESVEQYYRFQRWRFDFKLKSFNVENTGANCPLDCGLCARHRSHTNLLNIVLTNRCNLSCWYCFFYAKEGQPIYEPTLEQIRMMLRNAKKQYPVGANAVQLTGGEPTLREDLIEIIKIAKEEGYDHVQLNTDGIKLAFEPELVKKIREAGVNTLYMSYDGMTPQTNWKNHWEVPLIFENVRKAGGPGIVLVPTTIRNVNDHELGAMINFALNHLDIVRGVNFQPISLVGRVPRKERQRFRITIPGAIARIEEQTNGAIAMDDWYPIPIAGHIARFFEAFTGSRYYMTSHYCCGAATYVFLDRENKRVVPISRFLDVEGFVEYLETRAEEIEKWKSLGRLQKLKLGAEIFMKFKSFYDDRYAPKGVKVLDLIKNAFMYGNYDALGKFHKNALFLGMMHFMDEYNYDVERVERCVIHYAMPDGRVVPFCTFNVIPELYRDKVQSQFSYTWEEWKTMHPDWEYHRDKYVRTKEFVEKMRNSELYRKTYIDIEDYFGVKG, encoded by the coding sequence ATGGCGGAAAGTATTGGTGAAGTTCCCAGCGGCGAGAAAGAATTCGCCGAATCAACCCGAAGGATTAGAGACATCATTGAGTTCCCTGAAATAACAGAGGAAGAGTTCGAGACCATGCTCAAGAGTGCGAGCAGGGCCTACGGAGGCCCCCTGCCGCACAGAACGTACTCACTCTGTCCCGAGACGAGGAGGGTCGTTCCGGCCCTCGTGTGGGAGAAGGGCGGCAAGGTCTGGATAACCAAGCGTTGTCCCGAGGGCATGATAACCGATGTCTACTACGAGAGCGTCGAGCAGTACTACCGCTTCCAGCGCTGGAGGTTCGACTTCAAGCTCAAAAGCTTCAACGTCGAGAACACCGGCGCCAACTGCCCCTTAGACTGCGGTCTCTGCGCGAGACACCGCTCTCACACGAACCTGCTCAACATCGTGCTCACAAACCGCTGTAATTTGAGCTGCTGGTACTGCTTCTTCTACGCCAAGGAGGGCCAGCCGATTTACGAGCCGACCCTCGAGCAGATTAGAATGATGCTCCGCAACGCCAAGAAGCAGTACCCGGTCGGAGCCAACGCCGTCCAGCTCACCGGAGGCGAGCCTACCCTCCGCGAGGATCTCATTGAGATAATCAAGATCGCCAAGGAAGAGGGCTACGACCACGTCCAGCTCAACACCGACGGAATAAAGCTCGCCTTCGAGCCGGAGCTGGTAAAGAAGATTCGCGAGGCGGGCGTTAATACCCTCTACATGAGCTACGACGGAATGACGCCCCAGACCAACTGGAAGAACCACTGGGAGGTCCCACTCATCTTTGAGAACGTCAGGAAGGCCGGAGGGCCGGGGATAGTCCTCGTGCCCACCACCATAAGGAACGTGAACGACCACGAACTCGGGGCCATGATAAACTTCGCCCTCAACCACCTCGACATCGTCAGGGGTGTGAACTTCCAGCCCATTTCCCTCGTCGGAAGGGTCCCAAGGAAGGAGCGCCAGCGCTTTAGGATAACAATTCCTGGAGCGATAGCAAGGATAGAGGAACAGACCAACGGTGCAATAGCTATGGACGACTGGTACCCGATTCCGATAGCCGGACACATAGCCCGCTTTTTTGAGGCCTTCACAGGCTCGCGCTACTACATGACGAGCCACTACTGCTGTGGAGCCGCAACCTACGTCTTCCTCGACCGCGAGAACAAGAGGGTGGTGCCAATAAGCAGGTTCCTGGACGTTGAAGGCTTCGTAGAGTATCTCGAGACCAGGGCCGAGGAGATAGAGAAGTGGAAGAGCCTCGGGAGGCTCCAGAAGCTCAAGCTCGGGGCGGAGATATTCATGAAGTTCAAGAGCTTCTACGACGACAGGTACGCTCCCAAGGGCGTGAAGGTGCTCGACCTCATAAAGAACGCCTTCATGTACGGCAACTACGATGCCCTCGGCAAGTTCCACAAGAACGCCCTCTTCCTCGGAATGATGCACTTCATGGACGAGTACAACTACGACGTGGAAAGGGTCGAGCGCTGCGTCATACACTACGCGATGCCCGACGGCAGGGTGGTGCCCTTCTGTACGTTCAACGTGATCCCGGAGCTCTACCGCGACAAGGTCCAGTCCCAGTTCAGCTACACCTGGGAGGAGTGGAAGACGATGCACCCCGACTGGGAGTACCACCGGGACAAGTACGTCAGAACCAAGGAGTTCGTGGAGAAGATGAGGAACAGCGAGCTCTACAGGAAGACCTACATCGACATAGAGGACTACTTCGGGGTGAAGGGGTGA
- the udg gene encoding type-4 uracil-DNA glycosylase: MGKEELMKKLEERIRACRKCPLGELRTNAVPGAGSYDAKVMFVGEAPGYWEDQKGLPFVGRAGRVLDELLAEIGLSREEVYITNIVKCRPPENRDPTEEEIKACSPYLDRQIDIIRPKVIVPLGRHSMRYILEKFGFEPEPISRIHGKTFEARTLFGKIVIMPMYHPAAALYRPPIREELRKDFARLRALLESSF, encoded by the coding sequence ATGGGAAAGGAAGAACTCATGAAGAAGCTCGAGGAGAGGATAAGGGCCTGCAGGAAGTGTCCACTCGGGGAGCTCAGGACGAACGCCGTTCCCGGCGCTGGAAGCTACGACGCTAAGGTCATGTTCGTTGGTGAAGCACCGGGCTACTGGGAGGATCAGAAAGGCCTCCCCTTCGTCGGGCGAGCTGGAAGGGTTCTCGACGAGCTTTTGGCCGAGATAGGCCTGAGCAGGGAGGAGGTTTACATAACAAACATCGTAAAGTGCCGCCCTCCTGAAAACCGCGACCCGACCGAGGAGGAAATCAAGGCCTGCTCCCCCTACCTCGACAGGCAGATAGACATTATCCGGCCAAAGGTGATAGTTCCGCTGGGCAGGCACTCGATGCGCTACATACTCGAGAAGTTCGGCTTTGAGCCCGAGCCGATAAGTAGGATACACGGAAAGACCTTCGAGGCAAGAACGCTCTTCGGGAAAATCGTCATAATGCCGATGTACCACCCGGCAGCTGCCCTCTACCGGCCGCCCATAAGGGAGGAGCTGAGGAAGGACTTCGCCAGGCTCAGGGCCCTTCTCGAGTCTTCTTTCTGA
- a CDS encoding Na+/H+ antiporter NhaC family protein — protein sequence MSDFGILSLLPPLVAIILAIWTKRVVLALFAGVWIGGLMVSGWNPVTGTTQSLEWVVGSVTSDWNARILIFDFLIGAGVGLIYKSGGVHALAKALAKRVKTSRGASVLGWLMGVLVFFDDYTNTIIVGNTMRPITDRTRVSREMLAYIDDSTAAPVAGLALISTWIGYELAMIGKGFDGFGVSYNSYDAWLSSVPFRFYSILAIILVFIVAYTHRHYGPMLKAEMRARKEGKVLRDGAKPLMTTEVDLGMPKETGSLWDFVIPILVLVAVSMLGLWYTGAANLEAYSQDLGWWTELENPFGVNFLNYGFVESFREADAATALLWGSFTMVLVASIMLLGRKKMTIEEWEDTVIRGMKQMLFANTILVLAWSLGTAAEAVGTGTYIIDLATGSGADLGPWMPLIMFLAAMFVAFTTGTSWGTFAIMVPLGVQLSLAFTNGQVNEIVFATIGATFTGSIFGDHCSPISDTTIMSSMFSGSDHIDHVTTQIPYALTVASIGAVLYVLFGLGVRSWIILLPLGFVLLVAAWYVLSEWYGKKYGIPHGKVPVYVVEE from the coding sequence GTGTCGGACTTTGGAATACTGTCTCTGCTACCGCCCCTGGTGGCTATTATACTGGCGATATGGACGAAGAGGGTCGTTCTGGCTCTCTTCGCAGGCGTCTGGATTGGGGGCCTGATGGTCTCGGGCTGGAACCCGGTAACGGGAACCACCCAAAGCTTGGAATGGGTCGTGGGTAGCGTAACCAGCGACTGGAACGCCAGGATACTCATCTTCGACTTCCTCATAGGCGCGGGCGTTGGGTTGATTTACAAGTCAGGTGGGGTGCATGCCCTTGCCAAAGCCCTCGCAAAGAGGGTTAAAACGAGCAGGGGCGCCTCTGTCCTCGGCTGGCTGATGGGCGTTCTCGTCTTCTTCGACGACTACACCAACACCATCATCGTCGGAAACACCATGAGGCCCATCACCGACAGGACGCGCGTTTCGAGGGAGATGCTGGCCTACATAGACGACTCAACCGCCGCGCCGGTCGCTGGCCTGGCGCTTATCTCGACCTGGATCGGTTATGAGCTGGCTATGATCGGAAAGGGCTTCGATGGGTTTGGAGTGTCGTACAATTCCTACGATGCATGGCTTTCCAGCGTTCCCTTCAGGTTCTACTCGATACTCGCGATAATACTCGTTTTCATCGTGGCCTACACCCACAGGCACTACGGTCCGATGCTCAAGGCCGAGATGCGCGCCAGGAAGGAAGGCAAGGTTCTCCGCGACGGGGCAAAGCCGCTCATGACCACCGAGGTGGACCTTGGAATGCCGAAGGAAACCGGTAGCCTCTGGGACTTCGTCATACCGATCCTTGTCCTCGTTGCGGTATCGATGCTCGGCCTCTGGTACACCGGTGCCGCGAACCTCGAAGCCTACAGTCAGGATCTTGGCTGGTGGACGGAGCTTGAGAACCCATTCGGCGTGAATTTCCTCAACTACGGCTTTGTGGAGTCGTTCCGTGAGGCCGACGCTGCAACGGCACTCCTCTGGGGAAGCTTCACGATGGTCCTCGTCGCCAGCATAATGCTCCTCGGCAGGAAGAAGATGACCATCGAAGAATGGGAGGACACGGTAATCAGGGGAATGAAGCAGATGCTCTTCGCCAACACAATTCTTGTCCTCGCTTGGAGCCTTGGCACGGCGGCTGAGGCCGTTGGGACGGGCACGTACATAATAGACCTTGCCACAGGTTCTGGCGCCGACCTCGGCCCATGGATGCCCCTCATAATGTTCCTCGCGGCTATGTTCGTTGCCTTCACCACAGGAACCAGCTGGGGAACCTTCGCCATAATGGTCCCGCTCGGCGTCCAGCTCAGCCTCGCCTTCACCAACGGTCAGGTCAACGAGATAGTCTTCGCAACCATCGGAGCGACCTTCACCGGCTCGATCTTCGGCGACCACTGCTCCCCGATAAGCGACACAACCATCATGAGTTCGATGTTCTCCGGCTCGGACCACATAGACCACGTAACCACGCAGATACCCTATGCCCTCACCGTCGCATCGATAGGCGCTGTCCTCTACGTGCTCTTCGGCCTCGGCGTTAGGAGCTGGATAATCCTCCTGCCCCTTGGCTTCGTCCTCCTCGTGGCGGCTTGGTACGTCCTCAGCGAGTGGTACGGGAAGAAGTACGGCATACCGCACGGAAAGGTGCCGGTCTACGTGGTTGAGGAGTGA
- a CDS encoding pantoate kinase produces the protein MLIRAFVPAHITAFFVPLFHDDPLKAGSLGAGINLDKGTNVFVSVETGTLEKHIHIAFNGEPVKGEEAIISYSVAERLVPNDFLGEVEIWQYFDFPNGYGFGNSAGGALGTALALSYVFGGTWLKASQLAHEVEVKHRGGLGDVIAQLAGGIEVRVKAGGPGIGVVDNLFFEDYKVLVVPLGRLSTKEILDGDVVKAIEVEGRKALDSLLRDPRPERLMVLARGFAERTGLLEGELLEVAREFDRHLSNPSSMIMLGRGLFALVREKELENTKALLSDLGLPYDVAGIHEGKPRVGRWVG, from the coding sequence ATGCTCATCAGGGCCTTCGTTCCGGCTCACATAACGGCATTCTTCGTTCCCCTCTTTCACGATGACCCGCTTAAGGCCGGCTCGCTCGGCGCTGGAATAAACCTCGACAAGGGAACCAACGTCTTCGTTAGCGTGGAAACCGGAACGCTCGAGAAGCACATACACATCGCCTTCAACGGCGAACCCGTGAAGGGGGAGGAGGCGATTATCAGCTACTCCGTCGCCGAGAGGCTCGTCCCCAACGACTTCCTTGGCGAGGTCGAAATCTGGCAGTACTTCGACTTCCCGAACGGCTACGGCTTCGGAAACAGCGCCGGCGGGGCCCTGGGAACGGCCTTAGCTTTGAGCTACGTCTTCGGCGGGACGTGGCTTAAGGCCTCTCAACTTGCCCACGAGGTCGAGGTGAAGCACAGGGGCGGTCTAGGCGACGTGATAGCCCAGCTTGCCGGCGGAATTGAGGTTCGCGTCAAGGCCGGTGGCCCCGGAATCGGCGTGGTGGACAACCTGTTCTTTGAGGACTACAAGGTCCTCGTCGTGCCCCTGGGAAGGCTCTCAACGAAGGAAATCCTCGATGGGGACGTCGTTAAGGCGATAGAGGTTGAAGGAAGGAAAGCGCTGGATTCCCTCCTCAGAGACCCAAGGCCGGAGAGACTGATGGTTCTCGCGAGGGGTTTTGCCGAGAGAACGGGCCTCCTGGAAGGAGAGCTCTTAGAGGTCGCGAGGGAGTTTGACAGGCATCTTTCGAACCCCAGCTCGATGATAATGCTCGGCAGGGGTCTCTTTGCACTCGTCCGGGAGAAGGAGCTTGAGAACACTAAAGCCCTCCTCTCTGATCTCGGCCTGCCCTATGACGTGGCCGGAATACATGAGGGAAAGCCGAGGGTGGGCAGGTGGGTGGGCTAA
- a CDS encoding ATP-dependent DNA ligase: MKYSELTELYRRLEKTTLKTLKTRFVAEFLRKTPDDVLEVVPYLILGKVFPDWDERELGVGEKLLIKSVSIATGVSEREIENSVKDTGDLGESVALALKKKKQRSFFSQPLTIKRVYDTFVKIAEAQGEGSQDRKMKYLANLFMDAKPEEGKYLARTVLGTMRTGVAEGILRDAIAEAFKVKPELVERAYMLTSDFGHVAKIAKLEGNEGLSRVRIQVGKPIRPMLAQNAASVKEALAEMGGKAAFEIKYDGARVQVHKDGDRVVIYSRRLENVTRSIPEIVRAVRESLKAEKAIVEGELVAVGEGGKPRPFQYVLRRFRRKYNIEEMIEKIPLELNLFDVLYVDGEGLIDTPFSERREKLEEIISPGERIRLAEQLVTKSAEEAEAFYKKALELGHEGLMAKRLDSVYEPGNRGKKWLKIKPTMEDLDLVIIGAEWGEGRRAHLLGSFLVAAFDPHSGEFVPVGKVGSGFTDEDLAEFTKMLKPLIVREEGKYVEIEPKVVIQVTYQEIQRSPKYESGFALRFPRYVALREDKSPEEADTIERIAQLYEFQERFKAKR; encoded by the coding sequence ATGAAATACTCCGAGCTGACGGAGCTGTACAGGAGACTGGAGAAGACCACCCTCAAGACCCTCAAGACCCGCTTTGTGGCGGAGTTCCTGAGGAAAACGCCGGACGACGTTCTTGAGGTCGTTCCATACCTTATCCTTGGCAAGGTCTTCCCAGACTGGGACGAGAGGGAGCTTGGTGTAGGTGAGAAGCTCCTCATAAAGTCCGTTTCCATCGCCACCGGCGTCTCCGAGAGGGAAATCGAGAACTCAGTTAAGGACACCGGTGATCTCGGCGAGAGCGTTGCCCTGGCCCTGAAAAAGAAAAAGCAGAGGAGCTTCTTCTCCCAGCCGCTGACGATAAAGCGCGTTTACGACACCTTCGTCAAAATAGCCGAGGCCCAGGGGGAGGGGAGCCAGGACAGGAAGATGAAGTATCTGGCCAACCTCTTTATGGACGCCAAGCCAGAGGAGGGTAAGTATCTGGCCAGAACCGTCCTGGGAACAATGAGAACAGGCGTCGCGGAGGGCATACTGCGCGATGCGATAGCCGAGGCCTTCAAGGTGAAGCCCGAGCTTGTTGAGCGGGCCTATATGCTGACGAGCGATTTTGGCCACGTGGCCAAGATAGCGAAGCTCGAGGGCAACGAGGGCCTATCCAGGGTCAGAATCCAGGTGGGCAAGCCCATAAGGCCGATGCTGGCTCAGAACGCGGCGAGCGTGAAGGAAGCCCTGGCGGAAATGGGTGGGAAGGCGGCGTTCGAGATTAAGTACGATGGCGCTCGCGTTCAGGTTCACAAGGATGGCGATAGGGTCGTGATATACTCCCGTCGGCTGGAGAACGTCACCCGCTCGATTCCAGAGATAGTCCGGGCGGTGAGGGAGAGCTTAAAGGCCGAAAAGGCGATAGTGGAGGGCGAGCTCGTTGCCGTCGGCGAAGGTGGGAAGCCGAGGCCCTTCCAGTATGTCCTGAGAAGGTTTAGGAGGAAATACAACATCGAGGAGATGATAGAGAAAATCCCCCTTGAGCTGAACCTCTTCGACGTCCTCTACGTCGATGGTGAGGGGCTGATAGACACCCCCTTCTCGGAGCGCAGGGAAAAGCTGGAGGAGATAATTTCTCCGGGGGAGCGGATAAGGCTGGCGGAGCAGCTGGTCACTAAGAGCGCCGAAGAGGCAGAGGCGTTCTACAAGAAAGCCCTGGAACTCGGCCACGAGGGGCTGATGGCCAAAAGGCTGGATTCGGTTTACGAGCCCGGAAACAGGGGCAAGAAGTGGCTCAAAATAAAGCCCACGATGGAGGATCTCGATTTGGTCATCATAGGCGCCGAATGGGGTGAGGGGAGGCGTGCCCACCTGCTCGGCTCCTTCCTCGTGGCTGCTTTCGACCCGCACAGCGGTGAGTTCGTCCCTGTTGGAAAGGTGGGAAGCGGATTCACGGACGAGGACCTGGCGGAGTTCACGAAGATGCTCAAACCTCTCATAGTTCGCGAGGAGGGCAAGTACGTTGAGATAGAGCCAAAGGTCGTTATCCAGGTTACCTACCAGGAGATACAAAGGAGCCCGAAGTACGAGAGCGGCTTTGCCCTTCGCTTCCCGCGCTACGTGGCCTTAAGAGAAGACAAGAGTCCGGAGGAAGCGGACACCATTGAGAGGATCGCCCAGCTCTACGAGTTCCAGGAGAGGTTCAAGGCGAAGAGGTGA
- a CDS encoding membrane protein produces MTPEKVIEYYFGIITVVGGISVLLAVRYTLQRWRSFPKSGWKAQAFAMSILGLVIASFLEFPFLALQAWLVLAFVAGVVEESVKLLPLKFFERFPDWQRWKLVIGTGLFLGITEGIMYTAGIFALNQEPYLVAVRIVLMGLHTVWAAISVGFLLGGSGRERFSGLAFSITAHALYDLPSLAVVGGYSGNVAAFLAGISTLFILATPVMAKKAAELAGRLIPEEEEGTKEEGTAEVTSSP; encoded by the coding sequence ATGACACCTGAGAAGGTCATCGAGTACTACTTCGGGATCATAACGGTCGTCGGGGGCATCTCAGTTCTTCTCGCCGTCAGGTACACCCTCCAGAGGTGGCGCTCCTTTCCCAAGAGCGGCTGGAAGGCCCAGGCCTTCGCGATGAGCATTTTGGGACTGGTCATAGCCTCGTTCCTCGAGTTTCCCTTCCTGGCGCTCCAAGCCTGGCTGGTTCTGGCTTTCGTCGCCGGTGTTGTGGAGGAGTCAGTAAAGCTGCTCCCCCTCAAGTTCTTCGAGCGCTTCCCAGACTGGCAGCGGTGGAAGCTCGTGATAGGGACTGGCCTGTTCCTCGGAATTACAGAGGGGATAATGTACACGGCCGGAATCTTCGCCCTGAACCAGGAACCCTACCTCGTGGCCGTGAGGATAGTGCTGATGGGACTCCACACGGTCTGGGCGGCCATTTCCGTTGGCTTCCTGCTGGGAGGGAGTGGAAGGGAGCGCTTCTCAGGACTGGCCTTCTCGATTACGGCCCATGCCCTCTACGACCTCCCCTCCCTGGCGGTGGTCGGGGGTTATTCAGGAAACGTGGCCGCTTTTCTCGCCGGAATATCAACACTCTTCATCTTGGCAACTCCAGTGATGGCCAAAAAAGCCGCTGAACTGGCCGGAAGGCTGATTCCCGAAGAGGAAGAAGGAACAAAGGAGGAAGGAACGGCCGAGGTCACCTCTTCGCCTTGA
- the pyrE gene encoding orotate phosphoribosyltransferase, with protein MRELKERLIEMFFSEEAVLFGHFVLTSGKESDYYINVKKLSTNPEALKLIARLMRETAEERGIDFDRVAGPELGAVPIATALALETGKPLVIVRKKPKGHGTGSQIEGEVKPGERILLVEDVTTTGGSVLRAAEVLEKAGAKIAAISVVVDREEGAEERIGEEYTFLPLVGVSELFERRDVRSAEQ; from the coding sequence ATGAGGGAGCTCAAGGAGAGGCTCATCGAGATGTTCTTCTCCGAGGAGGCTGTACTCTTCGGGCACTTCGTACTAACGTCCGGGAAGGAGAGCGACTACTACATCAACGTCAAGAAGCTCTCCACCAATCCGGAGGCGCTCAAGCTCATAGCACGGCTGATGAGGGAAACGGCCGAAGAGAGGGGCATAGACTTCGACCGCGTTGCCGGTCCGGAGCTTGGGGCCGTCCCCATAGCGACCGCGCTGGCTTTGGAGACCGGAAAGCCCCTGGTCATAGTCAGGAAGAAGCCCAAGGGTCACGGCACTGGGAGCCAGATCGAGGGAGAGGTTAAGCCGGGGGAGAGAATCCTCCTCGTCGAGGACGTGACGACGACGGGCGGAAGCGTCCTCCGCGCGGCCGAGGTTCTGGAGAAAGCAGGAGCCAAAATAGCAGCCATAAGCGTGGTCGTGGATCGGGAGGAGGGCGCGGAGGAGAGGATAGGTGAGGAGTACACCTTCCTCCCGCTCGTCGGGGTCTCAGAGCTTTTTGAGAGAAGAGACGTTCGTTCCGCGGAGCAGTGA
- a CDS encoding MinD/ParA family ATP-binding protein, translated as MVSVVITGRGGAGKTTMTSNLGAYFSKKGYRSLVVDGDLYLPKLAFHFGIYAPQYNIHTLLKNPEMRVIDAVYHDPRTGTDILPGSSKLYDVIDLDQKRLRDIVREIQSRYNITIIDSPVGIPFDTISTFRLAQYQLIIVEIERCPIYSVHRMIENEVIKLKSLGDAYGLKVGVVLNKVRESSSNVDDIIDFLEYSVDVPVVGVIPFDHRVPEATNYGRPVIDHAPHAKASKAIGESGEILDEWVFGEKRKKGLFSRLYDALASLLRGTNVSSLKKL; from the coding sequence ATGGTATCAGTGGTCATTACCGGCAGGGGAGGGGCGGGAAAGACGACGATGACCTCCAACCTTGGAGCATACTTCTCGAAGAAGGGCTACCGCTCGCTTGTCGTCGATGGCGACCTGTACCTTCCAAAGCTCGCCTTTCACTTCGGAATATATGCCCCCCAGTACAACATTCACACCCTCTTGAAGAATCCTGAGATGAGGGTTATCGACGCCGTGTATCACGATCCGAGGACGGGAACGGACATACTGCCGGGAAGTTCAAAGCTCTATGACGTCATAGACCTCGACCAGAAAAGGCTGAGGGATATAGTGAGGGAGATACAGTCCAGGTATAACATCACGATAATAGACTCCCCGGTTGGCATTCCCTTCGACACGATATCCACCTTTCGGCTTGCCCAGTATCAGTTAATCATAGTGGAGATAGAGCGCTGTCCCATCTACTCCGTCCACAGAATGATAGAGAACGAGGTCATAAAGCTCAAGTCCCTCGGCGACGCCTACGGCCTCAAGGTCGGCGTCGTACTCAACAAGGTCAGGGAATCCTCGAGCAACGTCGATGACATAATCGATTTCCTAGAGTACAGCGTCGATGTCCCGGTGGTCGGGGTGATACCCTTCGATCACAGAGTTCCGGAGGCGACCAACTACGGCAGGCCTGTCATCGACCACGCCCCCCACGCCAAGGCCTCGAAGGCTATAGGTGAGAGCGGGGAGATACTCGACGAATGGGTGTTCGGGGAGAAAAGGAAGAAGGGACTTTTCTCGAGGCTCTACGATGCCCTGGCATCACTGCTCCGCGGAACGAACGTCTCTTCTCTCAAAAAGCTCTGA
- a CDS encoding helix-turn-helix domain-containing protein, whose translation MFGRRKDVVYKILATKKRAVALQTLSAELETPAPAVFRAVKELESDGLVEVFYGQDKAAIMVRAKTIEDYL comes from the coding sequence ATGTTCGGCCGACGCAAAGATGTGGTGTATAAAATCCTCGCCACCAAGAAGAGGGCCGTTGCCCTCCAGACCCTGAGCGCCGAACTGGAGACACCTGCGCCCGCAGTTTTTCGGGCGGTTAAAGAGCTCGAATCCGACGGTCTCGTTGAGGTCTTCTACGGCCAGGACAAGGCCGCAATAATGGTCAGGGCAAAGACCATCGAGGATTACCTCTGA